A window of Mytilus edulis chromosome 10, xbMytEdul2.2, whole genome shotgun sequence contains these coding sequences:
- the LOC139491167 gene encoding uncharacterized protein, with amino-acid sequence MELYIITMWFMIHILFLLFPTVDSKLKTECQLMFNQSNDDIKNLQKSAKLLTITVELTNTTRLPVSVGSDSDVFQPLQWKRVTGTHGKGLLQLMPIYEMLSLSLLSYETEKTSVTLKSNPEGCITTLTKVEYELLFRNFFLNFTKEDVEICNEHIENISGYANFYHECCLYDNDGKMQCYRVLKNKWMTAIHYCTYIVIVIVGLYCPLMIPRSLYDPKFGPKQFVYHLQDFCKITVKKHETKYYCKTINETVSIIRGNEILQLPYHIYAGMKKFKHNLKRLKIEDGNDVKVELSKIYFNFPTDEVVSANEVPIGLLKEFYDLFLKCGLRNQKGFSECCAAKMFGTSKCCKNKFNFQWYRFLRFQLRIVLSISLCLPWIIRVGIFYFYENEIRETRHKAAETRNLRVPIDNNFAYYGTPIHVLFIVSYACMCLGYIILELTSVILSKKVKSLVHKMLTTFFLGWSYQSKLKILQWNIKVLLKPFKIFGLFGVLIAVPCWVFTVPIISLISAYYFFPTVYIAVNFLCLFFNIFRTCKCKSEYFWDGIWCINRTFNSCLNDIWNEQNDQLHPDEQQQTEQKRDDQPQTEQNEPLQHDDQPQSEENELLPYNERAQILTPIKVGLMIILLFSMLSALLLIAELVIFLIKVAIYTMVGLILNSSHAMQYVSTISLAWLYYRRCFGGIGKIYKTYNKAVQTILYRISKQQVDETARKNKNEHEKTTLKVIHESSQGEDSDPIVGTYEHDETSEMNTSFSSDKLVHITPENDEYIFPSDQIGGGKEHKPKSERNANDGVLNFKTNGVILLLDQSDKQYITKQFFFKVCKIKPDGPGPWGKHFLVALRHFLIIFIFLVFVTLVVLAFGESYSVSFPNQLLATLAGGVVPWILMKTNLLFSQDDMPDAEELVERYFDDDLIMENEGNGSNDKPLQHAQSTRLKKNGEVIVKGIFQKNFDKVIEKHEEWWTIGDMEFAGKLDETTVSGLFECVNEQRRADIQKV; translated from the coding sequence TAACCAGTCGAATGATGACATAAAGAACTTGCAAAAATCTGCAAAGTTACTAACAATTACAGTTGAATTGACAAATACCACAAGACTCCCTGTTTCCGTTGGTTCAGACAGTGATGTGTTTCAACCACTGCAATGGAAACGTGTCACTGGAACTCATGGGAAAGGACTTCTGCAACTGATGCCAATCTACGAAATGCTTTCTCTGTCTCTCCTCAGCTACGAAACAGAAAAAACTTCAGTCACATTAAAATCAAACCCGGAAGGCTGTATTACAACTCTCACCAAAGTTGAATACGAACTTCTTTTCCGAAATTTTTTCCTGAATTTTACAAAAGAAGACGTTGAAATATGTAATGAGCATATTGAAAACATATCGGGATACGCAAATTTTTATCATGAATGTTGTCTTTATGATAACGACGGAAAAATGCAGTGTTATCGTGTTTTAAAGAATAAATGGATGACAGCTATTCACTATTGCACTTATATAGTTATTGTCATTGTCGGGTTGTATTGTCCTTTGATGATTCCACGATCGTTATATGATCCGAAATTTGGTCCTAAACAGTTTGTGTACCATCTTCAAGATTTTTGCAAGATAACTGTAAAAAAACACGAGACAAAATACTATTGCAAGACTATAAACGAAACAGTTTCTATAATAAGGGGTAATGAAATTCTGCAATTGCCTTATCATATATACGCAGGTATGAAGAAGTTTAAACATAATCTAAAACGTTTGAAAATCGAGGACGGCAATGATGTTAAGGTTGAATTGTCGAAGATATATTTCAACTTCCCAACTGATGAAGTTGTGTCCGCAAACGAAGTCCCGATAGGCCTATTAAAAGAGTTTTATGACCTTTTCTTAAAATGCGGTTTAAGGAATCAAAAAGGATTCTCCGAATGTTGTGCCGCAAAAATGTTTGGTACTAGTAAGTGTTgcaaaaataagtttaattttcaGTGGTATAGGTTTTTGCGTTTTCAACTTCGAATAGTTTTGTCGATATCTTTATGTTTACCTTGGATCATACGTGttggtatattttatttttacgaaAATGAGATACGGGAAACAAGACATAAAGCAGCAGAAACCAGAAACTTACGTGTGCCTATTGATAACAATTTTGCCTATTACGGAACACCAATACATGTTCTTTTCATTGTTTCTTATGCTTGTATGTGCCTTGGATATATTATTCTAGAACTGACCAGTGTAATACTATCAAAGAAAGTCAAGAGTTTAGTTCATAAAATGTTGACCACTTTTTTTCTCGGTTGGAGTTATCaatcaaaactaaaaatattgcaatggaatataaaagttttattgaaGCCATTCAAGATATTTGGACTTTTTGGGGTGTTGATTGCGGTCCCATGCTGGGTATTTACAGTGCCAATAATAAGTTTAATTTCCGCATACTATTTTTTTCCGACGGTATACATCGCAGTAAATTTTTTATgcttatttttcaacatttttcgtACGTGCAAATGTAAATCCGAATATTTCTGGGATGGAATATGGTGTATAAACCGCACATTTAATAGTTGTTTGAACGATATCTGGAACGAACAAAATGACCAATTGCATCCCGATGAGCAACAACAGACGGAACAAAAACGCGATGACCAACCACAGACGGAACAAAATGAACCATTGCAACACGATGACCAACCACAATCGGAAGAAAATGAACTGTTGCCATACAATGAACGAGCACAGATACTTACGCCAATAAAAGTTGGATTGatgattattttacttttttcaatgttGTCAGCTCTGTTGCTGATAGCTGAGCTTGTTATATTTCTGATTAAGGTAGCAATCTATACAATGGTTGgattaattttaaattcatcACATGCCATGCAGTACGTATCTACAATTTCTTTAGCGTGGTTGTACTACCGTAGATGTTTTGGTGGTATTGGTAAGATTTATAAGACCTATAACAAAGCTGTTCAAACGATTTTATATAGAATAAGTAAACAACAAGTAGACGAAACAGCCcggaaaaacaaaaatgaacacgAGAAAACAACATTAAAAGTTATTCATGAAAGTTCACAAGGAGAGGACAGTGACCCCATAGTCGGTacttatgaacatgatgaaacaaGTGAAATGAATACTAGTTTTAGTAGTGACAAATTGGTGCATATAACACCTGAAAATGATGAATATATTTTTCCCAGTGACCAGATTGGCGGGGGAAAAGAACATAAGCCAAAAAGTGAAAGAAATGCTAATGATGGAGTTCTCAACTTCAAGACAAATGGTGTTATTCTGTTACTAGACCAGTCTGATAAACAGTACATAACGAAACAATTCTTTTTCAAAGTGTGTAAGATAAAACCAGATGGACCAGGTCCTTGGGGCAAACACTTCCTCGTAGCATTAAGgcactttttaataatttttatattcttaGTATTTGTAACACTTGTCGTATTAGCGTTTGGAGAGTCTTACAGTGTATCGTTTCCAAACCAGCTGTTAGCAACGCTTGCCGGGGGAGTCGTACCCTGGATTCTGATGAAAACtaatttattattttcacaaGATGATATGCCTGATGCAGAAGAACTTGTTGAGAGGTATTTTGATGACGACTTAATTATGGAAAATGAGGGAAATGGTTCGAATGATAAACCATTGCAACATGCTCAATCTACTCGACTAAAAAAAAATGGCGAAGTAATTGTAAAAGgaatttttcagaaaaatttcGATAAAGTAATAGAAAAACACGAGGAATGGTGGACTATTGGTGATATGGAATTTGCTGGTAAACTTGACGAAACCACAGTTAGTGGATTGTTTGAATGTGTAAACGAACAGAGACGAGCAGATATACAGAAAGTTTAA